In Notolabrus celidotus isolate fNotCel1 chromosome 8, fNotCel1.pri, whole genome shotgun sequence, a genomic segment contains:
- the nkrf gene encoding NF-kappa-B-repressing factor — MAAGTGTGDMPSFDPSPTSEAKKRPISSDGRDEPMRKMPVSKFGSRPRFEPVHFVSSGSSGGTGADEKENDKEGRRSEGYGTRQWDSDSYSGTGRAQGSSSLRPAFDRVPSYSSDSWSSHRDRDRDRDREIFAGDTGGLGYGGHGSGSNFMSKTQQDYIVKYEAHSSRNADAYTQTHRYNGYGGGSRSGGWDSGRQGLGYGHQDRPPSSRPFCRVYNSPGRSSPTTSQLGSTSQPVPISQSIMDEKQRLIASVASALVVAFRDPMFITGSDMPNYNFMLSRSIQACKTNPEYIYVNLKDIPLADLPKNRKVPTDGYACELRCQGVYLATGYSGSKNGARDRASEQAVKLFLKQVEVRVVQRRYRHSMVNDIVVCQMHSPTPGFLPALRNPEDKPTPSSKGQYEPDRRKHWTEFVVMDNAHDAICILNNSAAFNRMKIDYKFDPLPNSSFWLCSVYLQDELVAQANGSKKNSKHAAAEEAVKKLRMNQAQRQQSHRGNQIDSGRFGQHSVKKKHLSELVILENSDNAICIINDTAQFNKVTADYKFTVLPDHRWRCEVYLEAQFVAAGIGPKKLVKHIAAKEALATLRQTQAVVKSNLRKEGHNDAISRSQILARSGEEERQEIKEDNIGNQLLRKMGWKGGGLGRDGEGIAEPIRVKEQFSREGLGMDTDKTGNQLSKRDIEDIIRNYASSDRQDDLRFSTDLTNDERKQIHQISQKYGLRSKSYGQGRQRFLIVSRKVHKDQLIGQLLQEGQVGRYELVKPQASH; from the exons ATGGCAGCAGGGACTGGTACTGGCGACATGCCCTCTTTTGATCCGAGTCCtacttctgaagcaaaaaagaGACCTATTTCTTCTGATGGAA GAGACGAGCCCATGAGGAAAATGCCTGTTTCGAAATTTGGCTCCAGACCTCGATTTGAGCCTGTACACTTTGTCAGCAGTGGAAGTAGTGGGGGTACCGGAGCTGACGAGAAGGAGAATGACAAAGAGGGCAGGAGGAGTGAGGGGTACGGAACGAGACAGTGGGACTCTGACTCCTACAGTGGCACAGGCAGAGCCCAGGGCTCCTCCTCCTTGAGGCCTGCTTTTGACAGAGTGCCATCTTACAGCTCAGACTCTTGGAGTTCCCACAGGGACAGGGATCGAGACAGAGACCGAGAGATATTTGCAGGTGATACAGGTGGGTTGGGTTATGGAGGACACGGATCAGGTTCAAACTTCATGTCAAAAACACAGCAGGACTACATAGTCAAGTATGAAGCCCACAGCTCTCGGAATGCGGATGCTTACACTCAGACCCACAGATACAATGGCTACGGGGGAGGGAGCAGATCAGGAGGCTGGGATTCAGGGCGGCAGGGTTTGGGGTACGGTCATCAGGACCGGCCCCCATCGAGCAGACCGTTCTGCAGAGTCTACAACAGTCCGGGCAGGAGCAGTCCCACCACTTCTCAGTTGGGCTCTACATCACAACCTGTTCCCATATCTCAATCAATAATGGACGAGAAGCAACGGCTGATTGCTAGTGTAGCGTCTGCATTAGTTGTTGCTTTTAGGGACCCTATGTTCATCACTGGGAGTGACATGCCGAACTATAATTTCATGCTGAGCCGCAGCATTCAGGCTTGCAAGACTAATCCTGAGTATATTTATGTCAATTTAAAAGACATTCCTCTTGCTGACCTGCCGAAGAACAGGAAAGTGCCAACAGACGGTTATGCCTGTGAACTGAGATGTCAGGGAGTTTATCTTGCTACGGGATACTCTGGGAGTAAAAACGGGGCGAGGGACCGGGCCTCTGAGCAGGCCGTAAAACTCTTTCTGAAACAGGTTGAGGTTCGTGTGGTGCAGCGCAGATACAGACACTCTATGGTGAATGACATTGTCGTGTGCCAGATGCACAGCCCGACGCCAGGCTTTTTACCCGCCCTCCGCAACCCAGAGGATAAACCGACACCCAGCTCGAAGGGCCAATATGAGCCTGACAGAAGGAAGCACTGGACCGAGTTTGTGGTCATGGACAATGCTCACGACGCCATCTGCATACTCAACAATTCTGCAGCTTTTAATCGCATGAAGATTGACTATAAATTCGACCCCCTCCCCAACAGCAGCTTTTGGCTGTGCAGTGTTTACCTGCAGGATGAGCTGGTGGCACAGGCAAACGGCTCGAAAAAGAACTCGAAGCACGCAGCAGCTGAAGAGGCAGTCAAGAAACTTCGCATGAATCAGGCGCAACGACAACAATCCCACAGAGGAAATCAAATCGATTCTGGTCGCTTTGGGCAACACAGTGTGAAAAAGAAGCATCTGAGTGAGCTGGTGATTCTGGAAAACTCTGACAATGCAATCTGTATTATTAACGACACAGCTCAGTTCAACAAAGTGACTGCTGACTACAAGTTCACGGTTTTACCTGATCACCGCTGGAGGTGTGAAGTTTACTTGGAGGCACAGTTTGTGGCAGCAGGAATCGGGCCGAAGAAATTAGTGAAGCACATCGCAGCAAAAGAAGCTTTAGCCACTTTGAGGCAGACGCAAGCAGTGGTCAAATCCAACCTGAGAAAGGAGGGCCACAATGACGCCATTTCCCGCTCTCAGATCCTGGCTCGGTCTGGTGaggaagagaggcaggagaTAAAGGAAGACAACATCGGAAACCAGCTGCTTCGCAAGATGGGCTGGAAAGGAGGCGGTCTGGGCCGTGACGGGGAAGGAATCGCCGAACCAATCAGAGTAAAGGAGCAGTTCTCCAGAGAGGGGTTGGGAATGGACACAGACAAAACCGGAAACCAGCTCAGCAAACGAGATATCGAGGACATCATTCGAAACTACGCCAGCTCGGACCGACAGGACGATCTCCGCTTCTCCACCGACCTCACCAACGACGAGCGAAAGCAGATCCACCAGATATCTCAGAAGTATGGCCTGCGAAGCAAATCATACGGACAGGGTCGACAACGGTTCCTTATTGTCAGTCGCAAAGTACACAAAGACCAGCTCATTGGTCAGCTATTACAGGAAGGACAGGTGGGGCGATACGAGCTTGTGAAACCTCAGGCCTCTCACTAG